One region of Culex pipiens pallens isolate TS chromosome 2, TS_CPP_V2, whole genome shotgun sequence genomic DNA includes:
- the LOC120421971 gene encoding chymotrypsin-2-like yields MLNLSVFFVVIGATSILGGASAVHRGRIVGGQLAEPGQFPYQVSLRSAKNAHFCGGSVISDRWVLTAAHCIVGRSPVDTRIVVGTHLLDSGGIYHGVARMVVHELYDASTRAFDVSLLQTESTILFSDLVQPIGLGAGFVNLAHGAVLSGWGQLEWTDVGMSNELRWLNTSVIMLADCRQGSSSTVAPNIFLHKLCTLSPEGQGMCMGDTGGPLVLDGVQIGVGSWGIPCGFGHPDIYDRVSSHRAWILANIS; encoded by the coding sequence ATGCTAAATTTAAGCGTGTTCTTTGTCGTTATCGGCGCCACGTCCATCCTTGGAGGGGCTTCCGCGGTTCACCGCGGTCGCATCGTCGGCGGCCAGCTCGCCGAACCGGGCCAATTCCCGTACCAAGTTTCGTTACGATCCGCAAAGAACGCCCACTTTTGCGGCGGATCTGTTATCAGCGATCGATGGGTGCTGACCGCTGCTCACTGTATCGTTGGTAGATCTCCGGTTGATACCCGGATCGTCGTGGGAACGCACCTGTTGGATAGTGGTGGAATCTACCACGGGGTGGCACGGATGGTTGTTCATGAGTTGTACGACGCGAGTACGAGGGCGTTTGACGTTTCGCTTCTTCAGACGGAATCTACGATATTGTTTAGTGATTTGGTGCAGCCAATCGGTTTGGGAGCTGGGTTTGTAAATCTAGCCCATGGAGCGGTTCTGTCCGGTTGGGGACAACTTGAGTGGACCGACGTCGGAATGTCGAATGAGTTGAGGTGGTTGAACACGAGCGTGATTATGTTGGCAGACTGCAGGCAAGGATCTTCGTCAACCGTTGCACCGAACATCTTCCTCCACAAGTTGTGCACTCTGAGTCCGGAAGGACAGGGAATGTGCATGGGAGATACCGGAGGTCCGTTGGTGCTGGACGGTGTCCAGATTGGTGTTGGTTCCTGGGGTATTCCGTGTGGGTTTGGTCATCCGGACATTTACGACCGGGTTTCGTCCCATCGAGCTTGGATCTTGGCTAATATTTCGTAG